TCCAGGACGTCGTTAATCAACAGCAAGAGGGATTCTCCGCACTGGCGAATCGTGTCCGCATAGGTGCGTTGTTCCGGCGTCATGGCAGTTTCCAGCAGTAAGCTGGTCATGCCGATCACGCCGTTCATCGGGGTCCGCAGTTCGTGGCTGACGGTAGCCAGAAAGGCCGCCTTGGTGCGGGTTGCGGCTTTGGCTTCCTGGAGGGCTCCGTCCAGGCGAAGGTTGTTGGCCTGCAATTCATCGGCTGTTCGCTGCAGCGCCTGCTGCACCCGGTGAACGGCGGTCAATTCGACCGCATAGCCGCGCACATGGGCGTTGGCAGGGACGGGGCACAAGATCCAGGAGAAGCTGGCTTCGGGAAGACGCACCTCCTCGCCGTGAATGGCCATGCCCAAGGACAGGCATTGCGTCACCAGTTCGGGAAGTGCGCGAGGGGCGATGCGAGGAAAGCCGTTGGGTGAATAGCCGTATTGTCCTAGCAGCTCCGTCATCATGGGATTGGCATAGACAAGATTGGCATGGCGGTCGAGTTCGATAATTGGATAGGGACTTTCATCGGCAATGGCGATGAGACGATTCCGATCCTGCTGCAAATCGCGCTCGCGAGACACATCCCGAAAGCTGATGGAGAGGCCCGGTTCTCCATCCTGATCGATCCGCAGGCATGTCCATTCCACCGGTGTAGAGCCTTCGGTCTGCCGGTGAATCTCAACCAGGGCAGGTTGCAGGGGCTGGCCATCCCGGTACACGGCGGAGAGCTGCTCCTGAACGGCCGCCGCATCGCTCCTGGTGACCTGGCTCCAGATGCGGGCAAAGAGTTGTCCGCGATAGTGTTGTGCGGTGCCCCCCAATAACCGGGCCCCCTCGGCATTGATCGCCTGAATCACGCCGGTGTGATCGAGCAGCGCCACTCCCAGCGGCAGCCCATCGAGCAGCGCCTCATGGCGGAGCAATGCATGAGTTCGAAGACCAGCCGAGGGCAGAGGCGGTTGCGGTGACGACGCGTCGTTCATGAAGCCAGCCGATTCGCGACATCGCTTAAATACAAGGAGACATTCACGCGTTCTTGCATCGGATCGAGCACACGCAGAATTGTTCGTGTCACACCGTACTGGCCGGGCATGGCTAGATCGATGCGTTCGGGATTGGTATAGGATTCTCCCTGCGGACCGCCAATGATCCTGACTTGCGGTTTCAGCCGTTGCGTCGGATTGGCGCCAACCACGATGGCCTGTTCGCCAGTATTGAGGCGGACCAGGCTGCCGACAGGGTAGACCCCGATACTGCGAATGACGGTCTCGACCAGCGATTTGGCGTAGAGCTGTTGTTCGCCGGCGAGGAAGAGTTGCCGGATGGCATCGTGCGGGTTCATGGCCGGGCGCCCGCCGCGCCGGCAGACGAGGCTGTCATAGAAATTGACGATGCCGACCAGTTGAGCCAGAGGAGACAGTGACGTCGCGGATATGCCGCTCGGGTAGCCGCTGCCGTTGGCATACTCATGGTGTTCCTGCACGATGCGCAGCACATCTTCGGGAAACGCCGTGTGTTCCCTCAGCAAGGACACGCCCAATTGGGGGTGTTTCTGCAAAAGCCGGCGCTCCGGTTCCGTGCAGTCGGAGCGTTTTCGTACGAGATTGCGGGGAAGCCTCACATACCCCACATCGTGCAAGAGGGCGCCGGCCCCCACATGATCGTAGAGCGCGGGATCGACTCCCTGTTCAACGGCCACCACGAGCGCGAGGATGCAGACATCGAGGGCGTGCGCGGCGAGAGAACGGTCGAAGTCGCGCATTTTCTGGATGATCCCTTGTGCGATCATCGTGTCAGGCCGGTCGAGCACATGTGCCAAGACCCGCTCGACGATCGCTTTCGTTTTGGCCGGAGTCGGAGGCAGACCGCGTTCCAGATCGGCAAAGATGCGGTCGACGGCCTCATGCGCCTCGCTATACACCGCTTCGGCCGAGGTCTGGGGTTGCAACTGCTGGGCGGAGGTGTCTGCCGCCGGTTCAGCGGGCGTCGAAGGTCGAACCGGGTCATTGGTCACATCGGCCACATCCCGGCCTTTGCTCGTATCGATCATGACAGTGGTGATGCCATGATCCTTCATCTGCTGGATCGCTTTGAGATCTTCAATGACACGGGAATGAAACAGGAAGGGGGTTCGGTACCACGGCAGGTTCACGTCGAGAATGAACATACCCGGGGTCACTTCATCGATGGAAATACGCTTGGTTGTACTCATGAATGCGGCGCTCCTTTACCCCTTCATGCACAGGTCATGTGGCTGCATGATGCAGGATCCCGCATATCCTATCGGCTAGTTTTAGACGGTTCTTTACTTGGCGGACAAGGGCAGGAATCATGCCCAAGGCTATGAAAATGCTTGCGAAATGCGGCCCAATGGCTCAAGCCTGGACTCCATCCTGCCGATAAAGAATCGGAGCGCCCTGGCAGGGGCAGGCCTTGTTGTTCTCAATTGCAGGTGATGAATGTCCACTCGTATTCATATTGATCAGTTACGGCCCGGCATGCGCATCGAAAAATTAGATCGTTCCTGGTTTGCGACCCCCTTTTTCCGGCATCGGATGACCGTCACTTCGGGAGAGCAAATCGAGCAGCTCAAGGCCTCGGGTGTGCAAACGGTCGAAATTGCCAATGATGCCGAGCTGGCCGGGCCAGGCGAGACCGTGAGTGGGCACCCTCAAGAGACGTCAGAGGACTTAGGACCTGTTGTTGCCGAATCGCCAAGTAAAGCGGATCCCCAAACGGAAGTCCTCCCATTCGAAGAGGAGTTGCCGGCGGCGCGGGTTGTCTACGCGGCGGCGAAGACCGTCATTCAGGACGCGATGAACGATGTGCGGATGGGCCGCGATATCAATATGGATGCGGTGAATCAAGTCGTAGCCGACATGGCCGACAGTGTGTTGCGCAATCCCGATGCATTGACCAGTCTCTCGCGTCTCAAGCATTTTGACGAATATACGTTCTTTCACTCGGTGAATACGTCGTTGCTGGCCATTTCGATGGGCCGTAATCTCGGCTTTGTTGGGGAGGAGATTCATCAGCTGGGCGTCGGCACCTTGCTGCACGATATCGGAAAAACGAAGATTCCCCTGGAGATTCTAAATAAGCCGGGAAAGTACGAGCCGCATGAATTCGAAATCATGAAGCAGCACGCGCTGCGCGGAGCCGAGGTGCTGTCGGGTACGACAGATTTGCCGGATTGCTTCTTGAAGCCGGCGCTCGAGCATCATGAGCGCGTCGATGGCAGCGGCTATCCCTACCAGCGGACGGGGGATCAGCTCAGTCAGTTTGGGCTGATTTCCGCGGTGGTCGATATCTATGATGCCATTACGAGCGAGCGGTGCTACCATAAAGCCAAACCAGCTCACGAAGCGTTGCAATTTTTGTATCTCATTTCCCAGAAGGGCCATCTGGATCCACGTTTGGTTCAGCGGTTTATCCAGGTTGTCGGGGTGTATCCCGTCGGATCGTTAGTGGTGCTGAATACGGGAGAGTTGGCGGTGGTGGGTCGTCTCAATCATGAGACTCCGCTGACTCCGGTGGTGATCGTCGTCAAGGGGCCTGGAAATGTGCTGTTATCGCAGCCGGAAACGATTGACTTGGCCGTCCAAGAAAAGAACACGGTGCGGCGCACCATTGTCAGCGTGACAGATCGTGCCACGACGGGGATTTCACCCGGAATCTATCTTGACTCGGAGCGCGCATGAACGACATCTCGACGATGCAGCCATCGCCGGGCGCCTTTATGACGGTCGGCCTTCCGCTGAAATTATCGTTGGTGCTCGGTGAGCAGCAGGGCATCTTTGGGTCAGCGCTCCTGGGGTGGAAAGAGCATGCCTGGCTCATCTGTGAATGGCCATCGCAGATCGCGCATGGGACAGAGATTCCTCGCGGAACCGCGTGCAGTGTGAGCTATGAACATGCGGGGCAATTGGTCGGGTATCGGAGCGAGATTCGCGATCTTGTTTCGGCGCCTGTGCCGCTCCTGTTTCTCGCCTATCCGCAGATCGTCGAAAGCATGCACCTTCGGAAGTATGTGCGCGTGTCGTCGAGAGAGCCGGTACTGTTGGAGCGCGCGGAAGGCGGGATGGGCCATGGTGGACATCGTCCTTCTGCTGACATGCTCGGAGGGATTCTCAGAGATTTGAGTCTTGGGGGCTGCAGTGTGGTCCTGTCACAGTCGCATCACTGGATCAAGCCTGGCCAAAAAGTACGCATGGCCTTTGAACTGGCTGGATTGGGGCATGTCACAAATTTGACGGGTATTGTGAAAAGTGCGGATTTTCATGACAGCACCTGTCTTGTGGGGATCGAGTTTCGTTTTCAGGAAATGGAGTACATCGAATATCGCGGGTGGGGAGGGTCCGTCCAACAGGCGATTCAAAAGTGGACCAGTCAGAAAGGGGCTGAGCATTTTTCCGCTTGGTAGGGCCATCCTGCAACAGAATCCTCGCTAGGCGAGTCTTTCCAGCTACCTCGGCAATTTATACCGGGTCAACGGAATCTTCTCTCTCATACGGCAAAATCTGACATCTAATGTGGGTCAGGCGGTCTGGCACATATTTTGTACTCCTCTCATGTGCCACACGGATCGTGGTGCCACCTTTGTCAGGAGTCTAGCCTATGAAGAGCTCTGCCGCGTCGCCCGCCACCCTCAATCCGCGATGGTGTCTAGCCTACGACACCATCGATCAACAGGACATCGACCGGCTCATCGCTTGGCTCCAAACCTATCCGCGCCTGACGAAAGGCCCGGTGACCGTCGAATTCGAGTCACAGTGGTCCAAGTGGCTTGGAGTACCCCATTCGATTCATTGCAATTCCGGATCGTCCGCCAATCTCTTGATGTACTACACGCTGCTGGCTTCGGGACGGCTCCGGAATAAGAAGGTGGATGAGCCCTATATATTCTGACGCGGTTCAGATGCAACAGCCGTGAGCAGGGCCTGGAGAATGATGGTGGTAAAGCTATGAAATCCCTCTTCGTTCCATGGACGCTCGCGCAGTATCTGAATGGCGCACACCCATTGATTGTTAGTGTATTGGATAGCTTGGCTGGCCAGGTCAGCATCGCGGGGCCTCAGGTCAACCCCATGTTCGACCGCTCAGAGTTTGCAGCATATTACCGACGTCTGGAAGATGAGATGCAGGCCTTAACGGGTGTAGAGCGTGATATTGTCCAGCGCTTCGTCGCGACCAGGTATCATTTATCCGATGCCGTAGCACCACCAAATAGTGTTGGGTTTCATCACACCATTCTTCCATCTCTGCGGTATAGCAGCATCGTGCATTTCGAAACCCCAATTCTGTTCTTTTGGCCTGAGGTATCTCATGGAAAATTCGCCAGGGGCACCTCACTGGTAGATCATCCGTTTTATCCCCTGATCAGAGCATCGCTCGCACATTTAAATATTAAAAAGATCGTCTCGCATTCGGCTACCGGACTTCAGTACTTGCGAGGCTTGTTTCCCGATCCTGTCATTCAGGACAAGACTGCGTATATCCCGCTTATGCCATTCGTACAGCGGAGTGTTGAGCGGGCTAGGCAACTGCCTGGCGGGCAGCCGATCCCACCCACAAAGGGCAGGCGCCGGATTCTGTTCACGAATTCTTTTCATGGCGAGTCTTCCAGCTTTTGGCTGCGAGGCGGTGTCACAACCCTGTTGGCCTTTCACAGGGTAGGGGCAATGATTCCGCTGGAGCTAGTCATTGTCGGATTGACTCCAGATGATCTGCCGGAAGAGGTTATGGCGATCGTGCGTTCCCCCTACGTGCGGCAGATTACAAGAGCGTCAGAATCTGAGTTGCAAGCGTACTACGACAGTGCGGATGTGATGCTCTTGCCATCGATGGGGCTTCATTCCATGTCAATCACACGAGCGATTTGCAGTGGATGCTATGTGCTGTGTTCTGATGCGCCAGGGGCGGAAGAATATGTGAATGATCCGGCCGCCGGTCTGATCCTGAACGGACTCGCAAGGAACCGCGTGTACTTTGATGATGCTAAGGCAAGCCTGTTGCTGGACGATTATGCCTCGGTGAAGCAGATCAATGTTGACAATGTGGATGCGGTGGCGGAAGCCCTGCATGCCAGGCTCACGGCCGTGCCGTGCCGAAATCAGGCGCTGTCTTCGTCTCAATATTCTGATCCGCACTTGATGCTGCGGATAGCGGAACTCTTTCGGGAGGTGTGCGCGGCATGAGCACTGTTGCCTGGTATGACGTCGCCTCGGCCTGCTGGATGGCAAGTTGGCCGCATTTATGGCGGTTGTGGTGCACGATGAGGCCTGCAGGGGGCGTTCAAACTGGATATGGGACTGGTGGAATACGACCGCTTAGTGATCTTGCTTCTTCCAAGGCTGGCGGTGTAGGGCGGTATTATGTCGACGGGGATGCAAGGAGATGATGGGGACACCGAGAATCCTGCTCCTGCAACTGGAGTTTCCGACGTGGGCACAGGCGAAAGCTTGGTCGTACGGAGGCAACTTCGCAGTGGAAGACGGGCTTCGTGCTAATGGCTGTGAGTGTGTCACGCTGCCGGTACTGAGCCACGTACCGGATACCTCGCCACTGTCCTGG
The Nitrospira sp. genome window above contains:
- a CDS encoding HD-GYP domain-containing protein; this encodes MSTRIHIDQLRPGMRIEKLDRSWFATPFFRHRMTVTSGEQIEQLKASGVQTVEIANDAELAGPGETVSGHPQETSEDLGPVVAESPSKADPQTEVLPFEEELPAARVVYAAAKTVIQDAMNDVRMGRDINMDAVNQVVADMADSVLRNPDALTSLSRLKHFDEYTFFHSVNTSLLAISMGRNLGFVGEEIHQLGVGTLLHDIGKTKIPLEILNKPGKYEPHEFEIMKQHALRGAEVLSGTTDLPDCFLKPALEHHERVDGSGYPYQRTGDQLSQFGLISAVVDIYDAITSERCYHKAKPAHEALQFLYLISQKGHLDPRLVQRFIQVVGVYPVGSLVVLNTGELAVVGRLNHETPLTPVVIVVKGPGNVLLSQPETIDLAVQEKNTVRRTIVSVTDRATTGISPGIYLDSERA
- a CDS encoding glycosyltransferase, which translates into the protein MKSLFVPWTLAQYLNGAHPLIVSVLDSLAGQVSIAGPQVNPMFDRSEFAAYYRRLEDEMQALTGVERDIVQRFVATRYHLSDAVAPPNSVGFHHTILPSLRYSSIVHFETPILFFWPEVSHGKFARGTSLVDHPFYPLIRASLAHLNIKKIVSHSATGLQYLRGLFPDPVIQDKTAYIPLMPFVQRSVERARQLPGGQPIPPTKGRRRILFTNSFHGESSSFWLRGGVTTLLAFHRVGAMIPLELVIVGLTPDDLPEEVMAIVRSPYVRQITRASESELQAYYDSADVMLLPSMGLHSMSITRAICSGCYVLCSDAPGAEEYVNDPAAGLILNGLARNRVYFDDAKASLLLDDYASVKQINVDNVDAVAEALHARLTAVPCRNQALSSSQYSDPHLMLRIAELFREVCAA
- a CDS encoding DUF3391 domain-containing protein; amino-acid sequence: MSTTKRISIDEVTPGMFILDVNLPWYRTPFLFHSRVIEDLKAIQQMKDHGITTVMIDTSKGRDVADVTNDPVRPSTPAEPAADTSAQQLQPQTSAEAVYSEAHEAVDRIFADLERGLPPTPAKTKAIVERVLAHVLDRPDTMIAQGIIQKMRDFDRSLAAHALDVCILALVVAVEQGVDPALYDHVGAGALLHDVGYVRLPRNLVRKRSDCTEPERRLLQKHPQLGVSLLREHTAFPEDVLRIVQEHHEYANGSGYPSGISATSLSPLAQLVGIVNFYDSLVCRRGGRPAMNPHDAIRQLFLAGEQQLYAKSLVETVIRSIGVYPVGSLVRLNTGEQAIVVGANPTQRLKPQVRIIGGPQGESYTNPERIDLAMPGQYGVTRTILRVLDPMQERVNVSLYLSDVANRLAS
- a CDS encoding DegT/DnrJ/EryC1/StrS family aminotransferase; translation: MKSSAASPATLNPRWCLAYDTIDQQDIDRLIAWLQTYPRLTKGPVTVEFESQWSKWLGVPHSIHCNSGSSANLLMYYTLLASGRLRNKKVDEPYIF
- a CDS encoding flagellar brake protein, giving the protein MNDISTMQPSPGAFMTVGLPLKLSLVLGEQQGIFGSALLGWKEHAWLICEWPSQIAHGTEIPRGTACSVSYEHAGQLVGYRSEIRDLVSAPVPLLFLAYPQIVESMHLRKYVRVSSREPVLLERAEGGMGHGGHRPSADMLGGILRDLSLGGCSVVLSQSHHWIKPGQKVRMAFELAGLGHVTNLTGIVKSADFHDSTCLVGIEFRFQEMEYIEYRGWGGSVQQAIQKWTSQKGAEHFSAW